The genomic segment AGGCTAAACCCTCCCCCACAGGCAGCGCCTTGCACCAGGCTGATGATCGGCTGAGGGCACTTGCGCATCGCCAAATAGATACGGGCAATCTCGCGCTGCACAGACCAGATACTATGTGGTGAACGCTCCGTCGCACTGAAGGCACCCGCGGCCATATCGAGCCCCACGCAGAAATGTTTGCCTGTGGCTCTAAGCACAACAACCCGTATTTCCTCACGTTGCCGTAATTCCTCGAAATACGACACCAGAGCGGCAACCAGCAACCCGTTCAGGGCATTACCCGTATCCGGCCGCTCGAGGGTTACCCACTCGACCTCGCCCCGCTGCTCCACATCCAGTACCTGATGCTCCAAAGTCAGTCTCCCTCCACCGTACGAGGCTGCGCTCAGCTCTCTAGCCTCATGATACTATCGATCCACTGTCCTATTGGACAGCGGTTATGCTTGGAAAAATCATCCCGTATGTTCAGCCTGATGTCCACCGGCACCCGAGGAGCAATGTTTTGAGCACAAAAAAACAGGACTGGGAAACACTGGTCTCCGAGTTGCGTGAGCGCACCAATGCTGCGGAAGGCATGGGCGGAAGTCAAAAGCTAGATAAGCAACACGATAAAGGTCGGTTGGACGCACGACAACGCATCACCGCGCTGCTTGATCACGACAGTTTTAGTGAGTATGGCGCGCTGGCCGGAGGCAATCATCCTGGCGGCCAAACGCCGCTCGCAGCGGACGGATTGGTTGGCGGTACCGGGCGCATTCAAGGGCGCAGCGTTATTCTATTCGCTGAGGACTTCACCGTGAAAGGCGGCTCGATAGGCCACCCCAATGCCGCTAAACGCGCCCGGCTTGTGCGTCTGGCACAGGAGCAAAAACTGCCGCTGATCGTCATGCTGGATGGCGCCGGGGAACGTGCAGACAACCAGAGCGAGCGCTACCCAAATAGTCCGAATGATCTGCAGCTGGTGGCTGATCTGAAAGGCCAGGTACCCATTGTGGCAATGGTGCTGGGCACTTCTGCAGGACACGGCGCGCTCGCTGGCATGTTTGCAGACCTGATAATAATGCGACAGGGCGCAAGTCTTTTTTCTGCAGGCCCTCCACTCGTCAAGGCGGCCCTGGGCATCGACACAAGCCCGAGCGCACTGGGCGATGCACGCATGCACACTCAGGACAGCGGCCTTGCGCACAACCTGGGTGCGACAGAGGAGGAATGTTTTGCTATGACTCGGCATTTTCTCTCACTCCTGCCACCCCGTGCCGGAGCGACCCTGCCGGTGACAGCGAACTCCCCCGCCGCCGCTCGCCGGACGTTAAAAAATCTCGAGGCAATCATTCCACCGCAGCCAAATATCGCCTACGACATGCGCGAGGTCTTACGCGAGGTATGTGACAGCCAGAGCCTGATTGAACTGCAACCGGATTTTGGCAGTAGCATCATCACCGCCCTTGCACGTATAGGCGGTGTCCCCTGTATGTTGATCGCCAACCAGCCCGCCGTGCAGGCAGGAGCGATTACGCGCGAGGCGGCGGAAAAAGCAACTCATTTTATAGAGGTCGCGAGCAGCTTTGGTTTGCCGCTTGTTAGCCTGCTGGACAATCCCGGCGTAATGCCGGGGCCAGCGGCAGAAGAGGCCGGCACCCTCAAAGGTGCCGCGCAGATGTTCATGGCCCAACGCCGTTACCGAGGGCTCAAGATTGTCGCCACCCTGCGAAAAGCGTTCGGATTTGGCAGCTCCGTCATGGGCATGAACCCCTGGGACCAGCAGGTTGTCAGCCTCGCCTTGCCTTGCGTCAGTCTGGGAGGCGTTCCCGCTATTGGGGGTGCGACTGCAGCAAACGCCAGTGACGAACAAGCGGCTGGGATGCAATCGATACAATCGGGTGCCTGGGTGCCTGCTGACGCGATGGCGTTCGACAAGGTGATCGAACCCGGTGAACTGCGCAATGAGATCATCACTGCCCTGCAGCTGAGAGCCGAGTAGTGATGGATTTTTTTAGCGGGGGTTTAGTGACAGTTCTAGTCTATCGTGCGACTATGGCGGCTGCTAAAAAATTGCAGCTGGAAGCCACGTGACCTCAAAAACAAGAATCGCAGTTAGATGCGTTGCGGGAGTTCTCGCCTACCTCGCAAGCACCATGGCAACCGCCTCGGTAGTCACCGTGGAAAACTACGAATACCCGATATCCGATCGCTTTGTAGCAACGGTGGTGGGCACGCCCGTCGAATACGAAGCCAAGCTGCCATCAATACCTTTTGAGCAACGCAGCATAGACATATTTCCCGACCGGAAAACGCCGGATGTCTTCTTTTATGGCAAAGAGCTTCTCTACTCTGTCGCGTTGCAGGACCACGAGTCGCCCCTGATATTTTTAATCGCCGGCACGGGCGCATCACACGAGGGCGGTAAAAACCGAAATATGGCCAAAGCCTTTTATCAGGCGGGCTTCCACGTGGTCTCTACTTCCTCACCCACGTTTAATAATTTTGTCACTGCTGCTTCCTATACCGGCGTTGTAGGTGACGCAAAAAGAGACGCCGAGGATATATACCGGGTATTTGAGAAGATCTGGGCGGAACTTGAACAAGATATCGAAGTGTCTACATTTAATGTCACCGGTTACAGTCTCGGCGGATTTAACGCCGCTTATGTGGCGAAACTGGATGAGACACGCCAAAGCTTCAATTTCGAGAACGTATTACTGATCAACCCCCCAGTCTCAATTTACAACTCCATCTCGTTATTGGATCGCATGATCAACAATATCCCTGGCGGCATGGATAATTTTGATACGTTTTTCGACAACCTGATGCGCGCCTACATCAATGTGTACAAAGAATCCTCTGATGCTATCGGAGACGATTTTTTGTACAAGGCCTACAAGGCCCTGAACCTGAAAGACGAACAGCTCGCCGCACTCATCGGCGTATCGTTCCGATTATCCTCCGCCTCGCTTATTTTCACCTCGGATGTGGTCGTAGATTTCGGTTTTATAAAGCCCAAGGGGCTGATTTTGAACCGCTACAGCAATCTTACACAGTACAACGAAGTAGCAAATCGCATAGGCTTCACCGATTACTACCACGAGTTTTTTTATCCTTTTTATAAGCAAACCGAACCCGACGCCACACGAAACGAGTTCATCGCAGCGATCAGCCTGAAGGAGATCGAGGATTATCTGCGCGATACAGAAAAGATTACGGTCATGCATAATGCGGATGACATTATCCTGCAGCCCGGTGAAATTGAGTTTTTCGCCGATGTCTTTGGCACGAGGGCTACGATTTACCCTACCGGAGGCCACTGCGGCAACATGAGCTACAGCGATAATGTCGCACATATGGTGGCAGTATTCACCGGCGGAGGAGCGCCATGATGTTGCAGCGCGTCGGCCGCGCCCTCATCGCGGCACTGATACTTACTCTGGCGGCCTGCGCCAGTTACCCTCCTCAGAAACCGGCATCCGATTACCCGGAACCGATCTTTCCCGCGAAGCGCATCCTTCCACCCGGTCATGATGACCAGATGAGTGTTTACGATCCATGGGAGGGCATGAACAAACACATCTACAATTTTAACTACCACTTTGACAAAGCAATCTTCCTGCCTGTCGTGCAGGGCTATGAAACCGTTGTGCCCGATTTCGCAAGAACGGGCATACATAATTTTTTCAAGAATTTCGACGACATGCTGTCGGCTGTGAACTCACTGCTGCAACTGGCACCTACAAAAGCAGCGCAAAGCACCGGGCGCGTGCTTGTTAACAGCACCGTGGGGCTGTTTGGCCTTCTCGATGTCGCCTCACTGTGGGGAATACCGCGCCCCATGGAGGACTTCGGTCAGACGATGGGGCGATGGGGCGTAGGACAAGGGCCCTACCTTGTGTTGCCGTTCCTCGGCCCGTCTAACCTGCGCGATGGCATCGGTAAATTGCCCGACTTCTACGTGCGCAGCATGATTCAGGATGAAGTCCTTTCCGATGATGTGCGCATCGCCACCACGGTGGCCTGGCCTGTCGACACACGCGCCAACACGTCGTTCCGTTATTACGAGACCGGTTCCGCCTTCGAATATCGGATGGTGCGCTGGCTGTATTCCACCAAGCGTAGGCTGGATGTCGAGCAATAGACCATGATAACTCACCTGATTCAAGCACTTGTTCTGACATTAGCGATCACATGCGCGCTAGGCGCGCATGCGCTTGAGCCGATAAACATTGGCACAACCCAGTCACTGACCGGGCACTACAGCGAACAAGGCACTGAGCAGCTAAGAGGCCTGCAGATGTGGGCTGCCGACGTGAATGCAAGAGGTGCACTTCTGGGTCGCACTGTCGAGATTATTTACTACGACGACGGCTCTCGCGATGCCGGCACTGTCGCAGGTTTTGAAAAGCTGCTCGATGTTGATAAGGCCGACCTCTTGGTAGGGCCCTACTCGTCTTCCCTGACCCTAAAAGCCAGCCTCGTAGCTGAAGCACATAACACCCCCATGGTATCGACTGCGGCTTCGGCTGAAGAGATCTGGAACCGCGGCTTGAAAAATATTTTTGGCGCTGACACACCTGCCGATGATTACCTCGAGGGCATCAGCATTGCAGCAGACGCAGGCGCCAAAACGGTTGCCGTGGTCTACGCAGAGACAGAATTTGGCCGAGAGGTGGCTGAAAGCATGCGTAACGGTGATGGCGATCACGATAGTGAGCGAGTCATCTTTTACGAGGGCTATGCACCTGACGAGCGAGACTTCACCGCTTTGTCTGAGCGGATCAAACAGGCCGATGCAGACCTCATTCTCGGTGTTTCCTACGTCAGTGACTCCATCGCTCTCGCACGCGACCTGCGCAAAGCCGGTGCCACACCCGACATGCTCGCATTCACTATCGGTCCCGGGCTGCGTGAGTTCGGTGATGAGCTGGGTGACGAGGCGGAGGGCATAGTCGGTGTTGTGCAATGGCTGCGCAGTTCGCGCCAGCCCGGCGCAGAAGATTTCGCGTACCGGTACAACCAGCGATATGGATCCAACCCTGGCGTATACGCGGTGATAGGTTACAGTGCCGGAGAGATCCTCGAAGCGGCCGTAAGGCTGGCAGGCACCGTCGAGCACAACGCGGTTCGGGAGCAGCTACGCAGTATGTATATCCATGCGCTTATCGGCTCTTACCACGTTGACAAGACCGGGCGTCAAATCGGAAGACGCAATCTGGTGCTGCAGTGGCAGGATGGCCGCCGTCGACTTATCGCACCGGAAAGCGTGGCCGAGCAACCACTGATCTACCCCCTCCCCTGATCGCAACTGAAGGAACGTGGTTGTACGCCAAGGAACTCCTCTCGAGAGAGATAGGGTCGAGGGCGCAGCAGCGTCTCTGTCAGCCGTCATAGAGCCCGGACTCGCGGGATAGACAACCCTGGACACGGTCCTGAATCGTCTTGCCTGACGGCCCCAGCGTGTTGAGCAGTAAGGGAGT from the Candidatus Marimicrobium litorale genome contains:
- a CDS encoding acyl-CoA carboxylase subunit beta, with the translated sequence MSTKKQDWETLVSELRERTNAAEGMGGSQKLDKQHDKGRLDARQRITALLDHDSFSEYGALAGGNHPGGQTPLAADGLVGGTGRIQGRSVILFAEDFTVKGGSIGHPNAAKRARLVRLAQEQKLPLIVMLDGAGERADNQSERYPNSPNDLQLVADLKGQVPIVAMVLGTSAGHGALAGMFADLIIMRQGASLFSAGPPLVKAALGIDTSPSALGDARMHTQDSGLAHNLGATEEECFAMTRHFLSLLPPRAGATLPVTANSPAAARRTLKNLEAIIPPQPNIAYDMREVLREVCDSQSLIELQPDFGSSIITALARIGGVPCMLIANQPAVQAGAITREAAEKATHFIEVASSFGLPLVSLLDNPGVMPGPAAEEAGTLKGAAQMFMAQRRYRGLKIVATLRKAFGFGSSVMGMNPWDQQVVSLALPCVSLGGVPAIGGATAANASDEQAAGMQSIQSGAWVPADAMAFDKVIEPGELRNEIITALQLRAE
- a CDS encoding MlaA family lipoprotein; this translates as MMLQRVGRALIAALILTLAACASYPPQKPASDYPEPIFPAKRILPPGHDDQMSVYDPWEGMNKHIYNFNYHFDKAIFLPVVQGYETVVPDFARTGIHNFFKNFDDMLSAVNSLLQLAPTKAAQSTGRVLVNSTVGLFGLLDVASLWGIPRPMEDFGQTMGRWGVGQGPYLVLPFLGPSNLRDGIGKLPDFYVRSMIQDEVLSDDVRIATTVAWPVDTRANTSFRYYETGSAFEYRMVRWLYSTKRRLDVEQ
- a CDS encoding amino acid ABC transporter substrate-binding protein; this encodes MITHLIQALVLTLAITCALGAHALEPINIGTTQSLTGHYSEQGTEQLRGLQMWAADVNARGALLGRTVEIIYYDDGSRDAGTVAGFEKLLDVDKADLLVGPYSSSLTLKASLVAEAHNTPMVSTAASAEEIWNRGLKNIFGADTPADDYLEGISIAADAGAKTVAVVYAETEFGREVAESMRNGDGDHDSERVIFYEGYAPDERDFTALSERIKQADADLILGVSYVSDSIALARDLRKAGATPDMLAFTIGPGLREFGDELGDEAEGIVGVVQWLRSSRQPGAEDFAYRYNQRYGSNPGVYAVIGYSAGEILEAAVRLAGTVEHNAVREQLRSMYIHALIGSYHVDKTGRQIGRRNLVLQWQDGRRRLIAPESVAEQPLIYPLP